A part of Aegilops tauschii subsp. strangulata cultivar AL8/78 chromosome 2, Aet v6.0, whole genome shotgun sequence genomic DNA contains:
- the LOC109770284 gene encoding probable protein phosphatase 2C 44 codes for MVGRMERQTVSTSSASCSPSGASSSSSSSCGGRKRPDILNMIRSAACLNSSSTDTGKGRSKQSSTKVTHGFHLVEGKSGHDMEDYHVAEYKCDKNHELGLFAIFDGHLGDRVPSYLRANLFSNILKEPLFWTDPQEAIKNAYGSTNKYILENAKQLGPGGSTAVTAIVVDGKDMWIANVGDSRAVLCERGAANQITVDHEPHISNERQRIEQQGGFVTTFPGDVPRVNGQLAVARAFGDHSLKTHLSSEPDIRHVPINSSIEFVILASDGLWKVMKNQEAVDLVKSTKDPQAAAKRLTTEALARKSKDDISCIVIRFRC; via the exons ATGGTCGGCCGGATGGAGCGGCAGACGGTGTCGACGTCCTCCGCGTCCTGCTCCCCCTCCGGCGCctcgtcctcatcctcctcctcctgcggCGGACGGAAGCGGCCCGACATACTCAACATGATCCGG AGTGCAGCATGTCTTAATTCATCATCTACTGATACTGGCAAGGGGCGGAGTAAGCAATCAAGCACCAAGGTGACGCATGGATTCCACTTGGTTGAAGGGAAATCTGGCCATGACATGGAGGACTACCATGTAGCAGAGTACAAGTGTGATAAGAATCATGAGCTTGGCCTCTTCGCCATATTCGACGGCCATCTGGGTGATCGTGTGCCCAGTTACTTGAGAGCTAACCTTTTCTCCAACATACTCAAAGAG CCTCTCTTCTGGACCGACCCTCAAGAAGCGATTAAAAATGCATATGGCTCTACAAACAAATATATTCTGGAAAATGCCAAGCAACTTGGACCAGGCGGCTCAACAGCAGTTACTGCTATTGTGGTTGATGGCAAGGATATGTGGATAGCAAACGTAGGTGACTCGAGGGCCGTTTTATGTGAACGGGGTGCTGCTAATCAGATCACCGTGGACCATGAACCCCATATATCTAATGAAAGGCAGAGGATTGAACAGCAGGGCGGCTTTGTCACAACATTTCCTG GCGATGTCCCTCGCGTAAATGGCCAACTCGCTGTCGCAAGGGCGTTCGGTGACCATAGCCTCAAGACGCACTTGAGTTCAGAACCTGACATTAGGCATGTACCTATAAACTCAAGTATAGAGTTCGTCATACTTGCCAGCGATGGATTATGGAAG GTGATGAAGAACCAGGAAGCCGTGGACCTCGTGAAGTCGACAAAGGACCCCCAGGCAGCAGCAAAGCGGCTGACGACCGAGGCGCTCGCGAGGAAGAGCAAGGATGACATCTCCTGCATTGTCATCCGCTTCCGCTGCTGA
- the LOC141041233 gene encoding uncharacterized protein, protein MNMLGEDPPHNVKLRQAGGGVRRLWDVELVIEEGHMYLCRGWDKFYSAYDLRTGYFLLFRYDDDATMLIVKVFNTTMCRMRYADDEDASNGSSSSDTGYSQSSSDSGFSESSSDSGSSKDSKKDDPDWSGGEEEQSGDEELQDDDGHQAEDDLALVVADHGQEMVVADHGQEMVVAEDDLAMVVPVLPEGGLAMVVVPDNDHAPVVAPAIPQLGDMTTPIVVEDYIPQLPPPPRRSWRIRLRKEKEKNNEN, encoded by the exons atgaacatgctgggtgaagatccgccacataatgtgaagctccgacaggccggcggcggggttcgcaggctgtgggacgtggagttggtgatcgaggagggccacatgtacctgtgccgtggctgggacaagttctacagtgcctacgacctgcggaccgggtactttcttctcttcaggtacgacgatgacgccacaatgctcatcgtgaaggttttcaacacgactatgtgtcgcatgcgctacgctgacgacgaagatgcca gcaatgggagcagcagcagcgacactggctacagccaaagcagcagcgattctggctttagcgaaagcagcagcgattctggcagcagcaaagacagcaagaaggatgatccggactggagtgggggagaagaggagcagagtggggatgaggagctgcaggatgacgatgggcatcaggctgaggatgacctagcgctggtggtggctgaccatgggcaagagatggtggtggctgaccatgggcaagagatggtggtggctgaggatgacctagcgatggtcgtgcccgtcctacctgaaggtggcctcgcgatggtggtggtgcctgacaatgaccacgcaccggtggtggcgccggcgatcccacagctgggcgacatgaccacgccaattgtggtagaagactacatcccacagctgcctccaccgcctcgccgctcttggcgcatcaggctgaggaaggagaaggagaagaacaatgagaactga